The DNA sequence TTGGCTTCGGTCATGATCGGCGAATTTCTGGTCATGAAGAGCAACCGCATCGGCGTTCTGACCCTCTGCGCCATCCTGGGTTCGATACTTTTCCACGCGGTGTTGTATTTGGGCAGGTATTACGGCTATGTCATCCATATGACGCCCAATGACCTGAATCTGATCAAGGGCATCCTGATCATCATACTGCTGGTCCTGACCCAGGCCAAAAAACTGAAGAAGGTCGCCATCAAGGCGGTGGTGGAAAAATGATCGAGCTCAAGAATGTGTCCATGCTTTTTAATCCCGGCACGGTGAATGAAAACCTGGCCATCAGCGCTATCAACCTGAAGGTCAAGGAAGGGGATTTCATCACCGTTATCGGCAGCAACGGCGCCGGGAAGTCCACGCTCTTCAACCTCATAGCCGGTACCATCATCCCGAGCCAGGGCGCCATCCTGGCAAACGACAGGGATATCACGCGGGAGCCCGAGTATCGGCGCGCCCGGTACATCGGCAGGATATTCCAGAACCCGCTTCTCGGCACGGCCTCCAACATGAGCCTGGAGGATAACATGATGATCACCTACCGGAAGGGGTTCAAGTGGCTGAAACGGAGCCTGAACAACAAGATGCGGGAGTTCTTCCGGTCGGAACTGGTCCAGTTGGAGATGGGGCTGGAGGACCGGATGAAGGAAAATCTCGCCATGTTTTCCGGCGGGCAGCGGCAGGCCCTGACCCTGCTGATGATGGTCCTCTCCAAGCCCGAGCTGATCCTGCTGGATGAGCATACCGCGGCGCTCGACCCCAAAAATGCCGAGATCGTCCTGGAATTGACCAACAAGTTCATCAAGGAATACAACCTCACCTCAATGATGATCACCCACAACATGAGCCATGCCATCGAGTTCGGTAACCGTCTGCTGATGATGGACAAGGGAGAGATTATCTTCGATGTGGAGGGTGAAGCGAAACGGGAACTGACGGTGGAGAAGCTGATCGAGAAGTTCCACGAGATTCGCCATGCCTCTTTTGGGGACGATAAGGCGCTTCTCTCCCCGTGAACGCACAGGCCAGCGGTTTCCTGCTGCGGCCGCAATTCTTTTTCTTCACACGGTTGCGCCCCTGAAATTATGTGGTAGCATTAAAAACAGTTAAGTATGCTTGGTATTCCCGCTGGCTATGCAGCAAGAGGGGGCGGATATCATGGGCGAAAAGAGGACCAGCCATAGGGTGGGGTGCTTCACAAAATGCTTCCTGTACCACGATGGGGCGACGTACGGATGTATCCTCGAAAATCTCTCGTTCTCCGGCGCCCTGATCAAGATGGGCCGTCCGCTGCCGGATCGGCTGCGGCAGGGGGACCGCTGCAGTCTGGTGTTGTGCGGAGACCCGGTCATTTCCCCCGGGGAATATAACAGCACGATCGCCCGCTTGAACTTCCCCAGGGTCGGCCTCCACTTCCAGGAACGGGAAGGGGAGGCATGATCGGCATGCTGCAGCGGCGAAGGCCGGCTCCCCGGGTGGGGTGCCGGCCTTTTTGCGCCAGCTCCATTCTGCGGGTCTGCTGCATCGGCCGTCAGACTCTTAGAAACATGCCCGGACCACGCCTCCGTCAACCCGCAGGGCCGCGCCATTGGTGGCGGACGAGAGGGTGCTGCACACGTAGACGGCCAGATTGGCAACCTCTTCCGGGGTCGCGAAGCGCTTAAGGAGCGAGGCCGGGCGCACGGTTTGGAAAAACTCCTTTTCGAAATCGGCGAAGGATTTTCCGCCGCTCAGTTTCGCTACGAAACCATCCACGCCTGCCGTGTGGGTCGGGCCCGGCAGGATCGCGTTGACCGTAACCCGCGTGCCGGCACACGTCTCGGCAAGACCGCGCGAAACCGCCAGTTGGGCGGTCTTGGTCATTCCGTAATGGATCATCTCGGCGGGAATCTGGATGCCGCTCTCGCTGCTGATGAAGAGGACTCGCCCCCAATTCTGCTCCTTCATGCCCGGGAGATACGCCCTGGCGAGACGGATGCCGCTCAATACGTTGACCTCGAAAAAACGCCGCCACTCTTCGTCGGAAATCTCCTCGAAAGGCTTTGGTTCGTAGATTCCCAGGTTGTTCACCAGGATATCCAACGAGGGCACCTGCTGGCGTAGCCTGTCAACCTCTCCGGCTTGGGAGAGGTCGCCGTTGAAACCTTCCACCGACGCATTCGGCAGGGCGCTTTTGATCCGTTCCCGTGCCGCGGCCAGGGAGTCGTCGTCGCGCCCGTTGATGACCACGCGGGCCCCTTCCCGCGCCAGGGCTGTGGCTATGGCAAGGCCGATCCCCTTGGTTGAGCCGGAGACGAGCGCCTTTTTACCGTTGAGTTGCAAGTCCATGAGATATCTCCTTGTACTGATGTGGTTGTCGTGCAACGCTGACTTGAGAGGCCGGATGGCCTTTGAAAGAAGTCTATCACGATGACGAAAAAATCAAGTAGCTGCCGGAAGGGCGCAGGGGGATACGGAAAGGCGCCCGGAAATAGGGGTTGTGTCTCCGGAAATTTCCTAGTAGGCTTGCGGTGCAGCTAGAATAACACCCGGAGAGGACCCTATGACAAAGGCCGATAAGGCGCTGCTGGTGGCGGCATTGACGCCGGAAGAGACACGCTGGGCGACGGAGCTCGCCGACAAGTTGCCCGGTGAGGTGGATCTGACGTTTGAGGAGGCCAAGATTCTGACCAGAATCCCGATTGACAGGTGGCCGAAGAGGCTCCTGGCCAAGGTGAGGGATGTGATCGACTTCGGTGATTTCATCAGCGACGATGCGGAGAGGGAAGAGTCCCCATGACCCTCCCCGAAGATTTCTAAAAGGCGGGACAAACAACGGGTGCGGACTGCGTGCGGAACACGGCCGCCGCACCCGTTTTCGGTTGAAGGCGGCTTACTTCGTCACGCCGAGCAGTTCTATCTCGAAGACCAGCGCTGCGTTGGCCGGAATGGGGCCGGCACCCCGTTCACCGTAGGCGGTTGCCGCCGGACAGACCAGTTTGGCCTTGCCGCCCGTTTTCATCATCTGCACCCCTTCGGTCCAGCAGGCGATTACCCCGCTGAGGGGAAACTCGGCAGGCTCGCCGCGTTTGTAGGAACTGTCGAACTCCGTCCCGTCGATCAGCGTGCCGCGATAATGTACCTTGACCTTGTCGCTGGCTGCCGGGGAAACGCCATTACCTTCCTTCAAGGGCTGGTAGACTATGCCCGTCTTGGTCGTGACCGCTCCCTTTTCCTTGGCCGCCTTGGCGAGGAATTCCTGAGCTGCGGCAGCCTGCTTCTCTCCCAGGGCGTTGCGGCGTGCGGTGGCCAGTTCCTGGGTCTTCTTCTGATAGACATTCACATCCACGAGGGGTTTTGCCCCGGTGATGCCGTCCGCCAGCCCCTGCTTCACCAGATCGAGTTCTGCCGGGGTGAGGTTGAATACGGACAGTTGGCGGGCGACAATGAGGCCAATGGCATACATGGTCTTTTGTTCTTCGGTTTGCGGAGCTTCGGCAGCAAAAGCCGGGAGAGCAATCAGGGTGACAAGTACGGCCAAGAATAATCTGCGCATGTTTTTCCTTTCGACGCTCGTGGATTTAAAGAAATTACATCTTAGCAGAATTGACGGCTGAGACAACAAATAGATGCACTCCGGCGCGCTCTTGGGCAAAACCGTAATTCTCATGGGATGTGACCGTGGCGGGGGTGTTCACCTTTCTTGCTTTTTTCGGCTGTCGACTATATGATTCCCCCACTGCGTATACGAAACGAGGGTCCCCTTCTCCTCTGGTGGAGCAACAAGCGCCGCGCCGCAAGGATTAGTGGGAGCAGAGCTGCGGAGGTCTGCCGATAAGGCCGCCCGTAAGGAGCCGGGCGCCACCGGTCGGCGCACGGAACCAGACGTTGTGTGATGTCGCCAGTTGCAGAAGGTGCAATACCATATGGCCGGCTTTGATCGGCCTGCTCCCAAGGATTGATGAATGCCTATTTCGCTGACGATCCGGCGGCTTCTGTCGATACAGCCTGTTGATCTGCCGGTCTTCCATCCCATAGCCCTCAAACTGATCCATCTGCTCTCCGATTGCAATTTCACCATCGATGAACTGGCGAGCACCGCCAACGACGACCAGGCCCTTGCCGGCCAGATCCTGAATATGGCGAATTCGTCCAGTTACAGTGGGCGGGTCAAGGTGGAAACGATCAAGGATGCCCTTATCCGGCTGGGGGCGCATCACGTTTCCAACTTGGCCATGGCGGCCTCCCAGGCGGCGCTCCACGCCTCGCACAACGGTACGGTCAATGCCATCATGCAGGAGTTGTGGCTCCACTCCCACGGCTGCGCCGTCGGCTGCCGCTGGGTGGCCATGAACACCGGTCACCGCGGCTTGGCGGAGCAGGCCTATCTGGCGGGTTTGCTCCACGATGTGGGCAAGTTGTATCTGATCAAGGCCCTGGAGCGGATAACCAACACAGGGGTTGCCCTGGCCGCGCTGGAGCGGGAGCTGTTGTTGGAAATTTTCGGCGAATTGCATGTGGAACAGGGAACCCGCCTGATGGAGCATTGGAGCATGCCCGCCGTCTACCGTGCTGCCGTTGACAAACATTCCGGCGAGCATTTTGATCCCGATGATATGGTTCTTGTTATTGTCCGGCTTGTGAACGCGGCTACCAGAACCTGCGGCTTAAGTCTGGGCGCCGGACCGGACCGGCCGCTTGTGGAATTCCCCGAGGCGGCCCGGCTCGGCATGAGCGAACAGCAGTTTACAGAGCTTGGGAAGGTGCTGGAAGCGTCCCGCAGTGTGTCTTTCCTGCCTGCTCCGGCATGATGTGCCGGCAGCTGCATCGGCGATTTCCCGCTCTTTCGGAGTAAGGTGCCATGACGAAAAATCTGAAAACGGCGTGCCTTCTGGCGCTTGTTGTTGTCTGCGTGACATGGCGGGAAGCCTACCCGTTCTGCTTCGATGAGGCCGGAGAGATGTATGGCATCAACCCCTTGGTCCTGAGGGCCATTGCCAAGGTCGAGTCGAATTTCGTGCCTGAAACGATCAACAAAAACAGTAACGGCACCTTCGACATCGGGTTGATGCAGATCAACACCATCTGGAAACCGGTGCTCGGCGAGGCGCGATGGAACTATCTCGGAGATGCCTGCTACAATACGAAGACCGGCGCATGGATACTGGCCGGCTGCATCAGCAAATACGGCTATAACTGGAAGGCCATCGGTTGCTACAACAGCCGGACGCCGGAAAAAAGCGAAGTCTATGCCAAGAAGGTCTTCAGCCATTTAAAACAGCTGGAACATCATAAAGAAGCCCAGCCCGTGGACAACAAGATGAAGGCGGTCATGCTGGACCAGATAAACGGTCTGGTCGAATCCGCACAGCAGGGCCGGGGGGAGAAAAAGGTCGTCAAGTTCGTCCCCTATGTGCGCGTGTCCCGCCAGACCCTGCGCAAACCACCGCCCCTTCCTCCCCGGGAGGCGGGGCCGCAGCCGCTCTCCGGCAATGACCTGCCGAAGCCCCTCCCTTCTCCCGCAGCCAACTAGTGTTGCGCGCTTCCCCTTGGTTGTAGCCTTGATTGATGGTATGGTGCTGCCGATCCCTTTCCTGCAAGCCGAAACGCCATGGAGAACCACTCACGATGCCTGAAAGCCCCCATCCTTTCCAGACCCTTATCCCCGGCTTCATCATGGATGCCGTCGAGAGCCAGGGGTTTCGTTGCGATTGCCGCACCCTTGCCCTGAACAGTTACGAGAACCGCGTGTACCAGGTCGGCATCGAGGAGGGGCTGCCCCTGATCGCCAAGTTCTACCGCCCCGGCCGCTGGAGCGACGAGCAGATCGTCGAAGAACACCGCTTCTGCTTCGAGTTGGCCGAACATGAACTGCCGGTGGTGGCCCCCTGGACCAATGCCGCCGGCGAGAGCCTCTTTCGCCACGCCGGGTTCCGTTTCGCCCTCTACCCGCGCCAGGGAGGGCATGCCCCGGAGTTCGACAATCTGGACAACCTGCTGATCCTGGGCCGTATGTTGGGCAGAATCCATCTCATAGGCGCCGTGCAGCCGTTTGCCTCCCGGCCGACCTTGGACAGCCGGAGTTTCGGCCATGCCAGCGTCGAGCTGATCCGGGAGCGCTTTATCCCGGAGGAGTACCGGGCAAGCTACACCGCCGTGACCGACCAATTGCTGGCGGCTGTGGACGGTATCCTGGCCGAGGCCGGGCCGATCCGTTACCTCCGCTCCCATGGCGACTGCCACAGCGGCAACATCCTGTGGCGCGACAATGCCCCTCACTTCGTGGATTTCGATGATGCGCGCATGGCCCCGGCGGTTCAGGACCTCTGGATGATGCTCTCCGGTGACCGCCAGCGGCGGAGCGCCCAATTGGAAGTGTTGCTGGAGGGGTACAACGAATTCTTCGACTTCAATCCGGCGGAGCTGCGCCTGGTCGAGGCCCTGCGCGCCCTGCGCATGCTCCATTACAGCGCCTGGCTCGCCAACCGCTGGGAAGACCCGATCTTTCCCGCCACGTTCCCCTGGTTCAACACCGTCCGCTACTGGGGAGAGCACATCCTCGACCTGCGCGAGCAGCTGGCCGCCCTCGGGGAACCGCCGCTGGAACTGGTGGGATAGGGGATGGCAGCGCGGTTGGGGGCCTTCCGGCCGGCGGCGCTCTTCCAATTCATGCAGGAAAGAAAAAAGGGGCTCGTGGGAGCCCCTTGATTTTAGCAATTAGTCTTGTGTAACTGATTGTTTTAACTCGTCGAGCTACCCGCAGCGGAGCAGTTTTTTCCCGTCCTGGAACAGGACCTGCATCTTGTTGGGCGTAACCATGACCTTGACGACGCCGAGGCCGAACACGGGGTGAGCCACCAGGCTGTTCACGCGGAACTTGCCATTCATATCGTACGGGAGCGCGCGTCCCGGCTCCATGGCCGGGCTGAGGGATTCCCACTCTTCCCGCTCGGCGGCTCCCGGGTCCTTCCGCGCTTTGCGGGGGGCAGCGGCTGCCGCTGTCCTGGTTGTCCTTGCCGCCGGTTCCTTGGTTGTCTTCTCGCCACGGTAATTATGCATCCCGCGGCAGGTATTGCACTCGACCCTGATGATCTTGTCCCCGACCATGGCGACAATGGTATGATTGAGCACTGCCCGGCAGCGCGTGCAGCGCGCCTCGATACAGTCCCCTGCCGCTAATTTTTTGGTTGCCATGCTGCTCTCCCGTATTCCCGACTATTAAATTTTCTGCATTCATCACAATAAAAAAACTCCGGACTGCTCCGGAGCATTATGTGGCGACGCACGTGACACGGTCTGCACCGTGATGGTATCGTCCACGGATGTTCCAGCGTACCAGCTTTCCTGGGGTGCTGTCAAACAAAACAGGCCCCGCCGGACCTGCCGCCCCGGCGGACGCCGTGCCGCCGCTCAGACATCCCCTTGAAATACGACAAGAAACAGCGCTGCGCACCGTTTCTTTGCTGCCTCCGGCGGGGAGTGGGCTGCCAAATGCGCGCCCGTCGGTTGCGGCCCTCACTGATTTGTGATACTACTTCCTAAACGCCTCGTTTCTCCGGAAGAACCGGGGGGACCGATATTCCGAAGCAAGGAGCCGTATAATCATGGAACTGCTGGACGGTAAGAAGTGCGCTGAGAGCCTGGTGGCCGATATTTCCCGGAAGGTCGCCGGTTATATCGGTTCCGGCCTGCGCAAGCCGCATATGACCATCATCCTGGTCGGCACGCACGCCCCCAGCGAATCCTATGTCAAATCCAAGATCGCCTCCTGCGGGAGAGCCGGGTTCGAGGGGAACCTGATCCGCCTGCCGGAAACGGTCACGGAACAGGAGCTGTTGGCGAAGATCAATGGTATCAACAACGACCCGAGCACCGACGGCGTGATCGTCCAACTGCCGCTCCCCTCCCATATCAACGAGCAGAACGTCATCAATGCCATCGCCCCGGAAAAGGACATCGACGGCTTCCACCCCACCAACTTCGGCCGCATGGCCCTCGGCCAGAAGGCCTTTCGCCCGGCGACCGCCTACGGCATCTGCAAGTTGTTGCAGTTCTACGATATACCGATCAGGGGGAAACACTGCGTCGTCATCGGCCGCTCGAACATCGTCGGCAAGCCGATCTCCATCATGCTGGCCAATGATTTCGATATCGGCAATGCCACCGTCACCCTGACCCATATCGAAACCCCGCGGCCGCTCCTGCTGGACGAGACGCGCCGGGCCGATATCGTGATCGTGGCGGTGGGCATCCCCGGCTTTGTCAGCGAGGACATGGTCAAGGAGGGGGTGGTGCTGATCGATGTGGGCATCAACCGGCTGGAGAACGGCAAGCTGGTGGGGGATGTGGATTTCGCTGCGGTCGCCCCCAAGTGCTCCTGGATCACCCCGGTGCCGGGCGGTGTCGGTCGTATGACCGTGGCGGCCCTGATGATCAACACCCTGATGGCCTACGAGAACAATTTCAATTTGACCTGAGGCCAAGGCAACGGGCCGCGACATGGCGCTGGAACCGACGGGTGGATACTATTATGGCATGTTTGAGTGGCACAACGGCTCGGATGGCTCGCTGCGGGGCGGCAATGCTGCTCGCGGTGCTCATGCTGTGCCCCTGCAGGGCCGGTGCCCACAGCGAAGAAGCCTCTCAAAAACACCAGGCCGGCGATCCCTTCCCGGAAGAAGGGGGGGCGGCGGTCGGGGTCGATGAGCGGTTGGGTGCCAAAATCCCCCTGGACGCAACCTTTCGCGACGAGGCGGGGAGGACGGTCCGCTTGCGGGACCTGATCACCGGGCCGACCATCATTCTCCCGGTGTACTACAGCTGCGCCAATGTGTGCAACTACCTGCAAGGGGGGCTGGCGCGGGTCCTGCCGACCCTGAAGAACAGACCGGCGACCGAATACCGCGTCATTTCCTTCAGCTTCGACGAGAGCGAAACGCCGCAACTCGCCGCCCGCTACAAGCGCATGTACCTGACCTCCATGAATGTCCCCTTTCCCGAGGACGGCTGGCGCTTTCTCACCGGCGACGCCGCAAGCATCCGGCGCGTGACCGCTGCCGCCGGGTATCGTTTCCAACGCCGGGGGCGGGACTTCATCCATCCGGTGACGACCCTGGTGGTCGCCGGGGACGGCACCATCGTCCGGTATCTGTACGGCACGACCTTCCTGGCCAAGGATGTGTCCCTGGCCCTGCTGGAGGCGCGGGAGGGGAAGGCGGGGGCCTCCATCCGCAAGGTGATGGAGTTCTGCTTCAGCTTCGATCCCACGGGCAAGACCTATGTCTTCAACCTGCTGCGGGTGAGCGCCACGGTGGTGATCCTCTGCGCCGGGGGCTTCCTGGCCTTTTTGCTGCTGGGCGGGGCAACGCGAAGAAAACCGGGCACCCTTGCCGACAAGAAGGAGCAGGATTAACAGGATACCGGCCGGAGCCTACCCCGTTTTTTCCGTTATCCCGCGCGGTGACGATTTTACCGTTCACCGCGAACATCGTTCTTCACCTTTCCGGGAGGTTTGATGACCACCGTTCAGCCTACGCAGCCAAGTTTCTGGAACGATACCGGCAGGAGCGGCCTCGCAGCCTGGATATTCTCCACCGACCATAAGCGGATCGGACTGCTCTATTTCTACTCCACCTTCGGTTTCTTCCTGGTGGGGGTCCTGCTGGGGCTCTTGCTCAGGATCGAGCTGATGGCGCCGGGGCGCACCATCATGGGGCCCCAGACCTACAATGCCCTCTTTACCGTGCATGGCGTGGTGATGATCTTCCTCTTCATCATCCCCGGTTTCCAGGGCTCCTTCGGCAACCTGGTCATGCCGATCCAGATCGGCGCCCGCGACGTGGCGTTCCCCCGCCTGAACCTGTTCTCCTGGTGGCTCTACATCATGGGTGCCGTGATCATCCTCGCCTCGCTCTTCACCGGCGGCGGTCCGCCCGACACCGGCTGGACCTTCTATGTCCCCTTCAGCTCCCGCACCGGCACCAACGTCTCCCTGGCGGTGTTCGGGGTCTTCGTGGTCGGCTTCTCGTCGATCCTGACCGGTCTCAACTTCATCACCACCATCCACCGCCTGCGGGCCGAGGGGATGACCTGGGGCAGGCTCCCCCTGTTCGTCTGGTCCCTGTACGCCACGGCCTGGGTGCAGATATTGGCCACGCCGATCCTGGCCATCACCCTGGTGCTGGTCATGGCCGAGCGGCTCCTGGGCACCGGCCTGTTCGATCCCGGCCGGGGGGGCGACCCGGTCATGTACCAGCATCTGTTCTGGATCTATTCCCACCCGGCGGTCTACATCATGATCCTGCCCGGCATGGGGGTGATCTCGGACGTGATCCCGGTCTTCTCCCGCAAGCCGATCTTCGGCTACAAGATGATCGCCTTTTCCAGCATCG is a window from the Oryzomonas sagensis genome containing:
- a CDS encoding SDR family NAD(P)-dependent oxidoreductase produces the protein MDLQLNGKKALVSGSTKGIGLAIATALAREGARVVINGRDDDSLAAARERIKSALPNASVEGFNGDLSQAGEVDRLRQQVPSLDILVNNLGIYEPKPFEEISDEEWRRFFEVNVLSGIRLARAYLPGMKEQNWGRVLFISSESGIQIPAEMIHYGMTKTAQLAVSRGLAETCAGTRVTVNAILPGPTHTAGVDGFVAKLSGGKSFADFEKEFFQTVRPASLLKRFATPEEVANLAVYVCSTLSSATNGAALRVDGGVVRACF
- a CDS encoding SCO family protein, whose protein sequence is MACLSGTTARMARCGAAMLLAVLMLCPCRAGAHSEEASQKHQAGDPFPEEGGAAVGVDERLGAKIPLDATFRDEAGRTVRLRDLITGPTIILPVYYSCANVCNYLQGGLARVLPTLKNRPATEYRVISFSFDESETPQLAARYKRMYLTSMNVPFPEDGWRFLTGDAASIRRVTAAAGYRFQRRGRDFIHPVTTLVVAGDGTIVRYLYGTTFLAKDVSLALLEAREGKAGASIRKVMEFCFSFDPTGKTYVFNLLRVSATVVILCAGGFLAFLLLGGATRRKPGTLADKKEQD
- a CDS encoding bifunctional 5,10-methylenetetrahydrofolate dehydrogenase/5,10-methenyltetrahydrofolate cyclohydrolase codes for the protein MELLDGKKCAESLVADISRKVAGYIGSGLRKPHMTIILVGTHAPSESYVKSKIASCGRAGFEGNLIRLPETVTEQELLAKINGINNDPSTDGVIVQLPLPSHINEQNVINAIAPEKDIDGFHPTNFGRMALGQKAFRPATAYGICKLLQFYDIPIRGKHCVVIGRSNIVGKPISIMLANDFDIGNATVTLTHIETPRPLLLDETRRADIVIVAVGIPGFVSEDMVKEGVVLIDVGINRLENGKLVGDVDFAAVAPKCSWITPVPGGVGRMTVAALMINTLMAYENNFNLT
- a CDS encoding FKBP-type peptidyl-prolyl cis-trans isomerase, whose amino-acid sequence is MRRLFLAVLVTLIALPAFAAEAPQTEEQKTMYAIGLIVARQLSVFNLTPAELDLVKQGLADGITGAKPLVDVNVYQKKTQELATARRNALGEKQAAAAQEFLAKAAKEKGAVTTKTGIVYQPLKEGNGVSPAASDKVKVHYRGTLIDGTEFDSSYKRGEPAEFPLSGVIACWTEGVQMMKTGGKAKLVCPAATAYGERGAGPIPANAALVFEIELLGVTK
- a CDS encoding ABC transporter ATP-binding protein, which encodes MIELKNVSMLFNPGTVNENLAISAINLKVKEGDFITVIGSNGAGKSTLFNLIAGTIIPSQGAILANDRDITREPEYRRARYIGRIFQNPLLGTASNMSLEDNMMITYRKGFKWLKRSLNNKMREFFRSELVQLEMGLEDRMKENLAMFSGGQRQALTLLMMVLSKPELILLDEHTAALDPKNAEIVLELTNKFIKEYNLTSMMITHNMSHAIEFGNRLLMMDKGEIIFDVEGEAKRELTVEKLIEKFHEIRHASFGDDKALLSP
- the ctaD gene encoding cytochrome c oxidase subunit I; translated protein: MTTVQPTQPSFWNDTGRSGLAAWIFSTDHKRIGLLYFYSTFGFFLVGVLLGLLLRIELMAPGRTIMGPQTYNALFTVHGVVMIFLFIIPGFQGSFGNLVMPIQIGARDVAFPRLNLFSWWLYIMGAVIILASLFTGGGPPDTGWTFYVPFSSRTGTNVSLAVFGVFVVGFSSILTGLNFITTIHRLRAEGMTWGRLPLFVWSLYATAWVQILATPILAITLVLVMAERLLGTGLFDPGRGGDPVMYQHLFWIYSHPAVYIMILPGMGVISDVIPVFSRKPIFGYKMIAFSSIAIAAFGSLVWGHHMFTSGMSDTAILVFSFLTFIVAIPSAIKVFNWVSTLYKGSISLDAPMLFALSFILLFSIGGLSGLILGAAATDVHVHDTHFVVGHFHYVIFGGAGFAFFAAMHYWLPKFYGRRYAEKPAIVAWALMFVGFNVMYFTMQVLGMKGMPRRYYDYLPEFATLNLVATVGSWILAAGLIVMLVNLFRGLFRGEPFTGNPWGGATLEWTTATPPPTENFEEEPVVTHGPYDFRGTGIP
- a CDS encoding PilZ domain-containing protein — encoded protein: MGEKRTSHRVGCFTKCFLYHDGATYGCILENLSFSGALIKMGRPLPDRLRQGDRCSLVLCGDPVISPGEYNSTIARLNFPRVGLHFQEREGEA
- a CDS encoding lytic transglycosylase domain-containing protein, which codes for MTKNLKTACLLALVVVCVTWREAYPFCFDEAGEMYGINPLVLRAIAKVESNFVPETINKNSNGTFDIGLMQINTIWKPVLGEARWNYLGDACYNTKTGAWILAGCISKYGYNWKAIGCYNSRTPEKSEVYAKKVFSHLKQLEHHKEAQPVDNKMKAVMLDQINGLVESAQQGRGEKKVVKFVPYVRVSRQTLRKPPPLPPREAGPQPLSGNDLPKPLPSPAAN
- a CDS encoding serine/threonine protein kinase → MPESPHPFQTLIPGFIMDAVESQGFRCDCRTLALNSYENRVYQVGIEEGLPLIAKFYRPGRWSDEQIVEEHRFCFELAEHELPVVAPWTNAAGESLFRHAGFRFALYPRQGGHAPEFDNLDNLLILGRMLGRIHLIGAVQPFASRPTLDSRSFGHASVELIRERFIPEEYRASYTAVTDQLLAAVDGILAEAGPIRYLRSHGDCHSGNILWRDNAPHFVDFDDARMAPAVQDLWMMLSGDRQRRSAQLEVLLEGYNEFFDFNPAELRLVEALRALRMLHYSAWLANRWEDPIFPATFPWFNTVRYWGEHILDLREQLAALGEPPLELVG
- a CDS encoding HDOD domain-containing protein — encoded protein: MPISLTIRRLLSIQPVDLPVFHPIALKLIHLLSDCNFTIDELASTANDDQALAGQILNMANSSSYSGRVKVETIKDALIRLGAHHVSNLAMAASQAALHASHNGTVNAIMQELWLHSHGCAVGCRWVAMNTGHRGLAEQAYLAGLLHDVGKLYLIKALERITNTGVALAALERELLLEIFGELHVEQGTRLMEHWSMPAVYRAAVDKHSGEHFDPDDMVLVIVRLVNAATRTCGLSLGAGPDRPLVEFPEAARLGMSEQQFTELGKVLEASRSVSFLPAPA